One window of Aggregicoccus sp. 17bor-14 genomic DNA carries:
- a CDS encoding chemotaxis protein CheA, with product MLADEDRKLVREIFHAEAGELLDALEQGLLALEATPDAPELLERIFGSAHSLKGGAAMVGLGAISELAHHLEDLLERLRRRTLSMSRELGTLLLQGHDALRVLHQVSAEREPVLGAAERALIDQLSAAALGTGAPVPAGSAVAEQGSAEPGAAEPGAPGHLEEPGARREGARTLRVGLDRLDRMLNLAGEIAVSRGRLAAMLESGERYSREELLEAHRDADRLYLDLQEQVMKVRMVPVERAFQPFSRTLRDLCASTGKRARLELSGEDVEVDTTVVELLRDPLTHMVRNAFDHGLETPEARTAAGKDPTGTLALHARHDGGSIVIEVSDDGRGLDRERIRARARETGLHAAPEQLEDAELFELIFAPGFSTAAALTELSGRGMGMSVVRRNVEQLRGSIRVDSEPGKGTLVTLRLPLTVSIIEGFSVGVGEETYVLPLDTVLECLELPTEALGAENAGVINLRGRPLPFLRLRSHFRVPGALPPRENVVVVGHGRGEVGLAVDVLLGQAQTVIKPLGKIFAQIPGVTGSAILGTGQVALILDVPSLLQQALRAQPAAA from the coding sequence ATGCTCGCAGACGAAGACCGTAAGTTGGTGCGGGAGATCTTCCACGCCGAGGCGGGCGAGCTGCTCGACGCGCTCGAGCAGGGACTGCTCGCGCTCGAGGCCACCCCGGACGCACCCGAGCTGCTCGAGCGCATCTTCGGCAGCGCGCACAGCCTCAAGGGCGGCGCGGCGATGGTGGGCCTGGGCGCCATCAGCGAGCTGGCGCATCACCTCGAGGACCTGCTCGAGCGGCTGCGCCGCCGCACGCTCTCGATGAGCCGCGAGCTGGGCACCCTGCTGCTGCAGGGGCACGACGCGCTGCGCGTGCTGCACCAGGTGAGCGCCGAGCGCGAGCCGGTGCTCGGCGCCGCCGAGCGCGCGCTCATCGACCAGCTGAGCGCGGCCGCGCTGGGCACCGGCGCGCCCGTGCCCGCAGGCTCGGCTGTCGCAGAGCAGGGCAGCGCGGAGCCGGGCGCCGCCGAGCCCGGTGCGCCCGGGCACCTCGAGGAGCCGGGCGCGCGGCGCGAGGGTGCCCGCACCCTGCGCGTGGGCCTGGACCGGCTGGACCGGATGCTCAACCTCGCGGGGGAGATCGCCGTCTCGCGCGGGCGGCTCGCCGCGATGCTGGAGAGCGGCGAGCGCTACAGCCGCGAGGAGCTGCTCGAGGCCCACCGCGACGCGGACCGGCTCTACCTGGACCTGCAGGAGCAGGTGATGAAGGTGCGCATGGTGCCGGTGGAGCGCGCCTTCCAGCCCTTCAGCCGCACGCTGCGAGACCTGTGCGCGAGCACCGGCAAGCGCGCGCGCCTCGAGCTCTCGGGCGAGGACGTGGAGGTGGACACCACGGTGGTGGAGCTGCTGCGCGACCCGCTCACGCACATGGTGCGCAACGCCTTCGACCACGGCCTCGAGACGCCCGAGGCGCGCACGGCCGCGGGCAAGGACCCCACCGGCACGCTCGCGCTGCACGCGCGCCACGACGGCGGCTCCATCGTCATCGAGGTGTCCGACGACGGCCGGGGCCTGGACCGCGAGCGCATCCGCGCCCGGGCGCGCGAGACGGGGCTGCACGCCGCACCGGAGCAGCTCGAGGACGCGGAGCTCTTCGAGCTCATCTTCGCCCCAGGCTTCTCCACCGCCGCGGCGCTGACGGAGCTGTCCGGCCGCGGCATGGGGATGAGCGTGGTGCGGCGCAACGTGGAGCAGCTGCGCGGCAGCATCCGCGTGGACTCCGAGCCCGGCAAGGGCACGCTCGTCACGCTGCGCCTGCCGCTCACCGTCTCCATCATCGAGGGCTTCTCGGTGGGCGTGGGCGAGGAGACCTACGTGCTGCCGCTGGACACGGTGCTCGAGTGCCTCGAGCTGCCCACCGAGGCGCTGGGCGCGGAGAACGCCGGCGTCATCAACCTGCGCGGCCGCCCGCTGCCCTTCCTTCGCCTGCGCTCGCACTTCCGCGTACCGGGCGCGCTGCCCCCGCGCGAGAACGTGGTGGTGGTGGGACACGGGCGGGGCGAGGTGGGGCTCGCGGTGGACGTGCTGCTCGGCCAGGCGCAGACGGTGATCAAGCCCCTGGGCAAGATCTTCGCGCAGATCCCCGGCGTCACCGGCTCCGCCATCCTCGGCACCGGCCAGGTCGCCCTCATCCTCGACGTCCCCTCGCTGCTGCAGCAGGCGCTGCGCGCCCAGCCCGCCGCGGCCTGA
- a CDS encoding methyl-accepting chemotaxis protein — protein MNFSNRLSTKLLFSLCGIITVALGLMVFFVNRQSSRVAEELATKAATELAENSAAGVKARFERAMLTSRTLANSYAALKVSGDTDRDPAYAMIRRVVEQSPEVTGIWTVWEPNAWDGQDAKFVNKDGSDATGRMMQYWNRGSGTVQREVPADYEVPGPGDCYLLPRSTKKEVWLEPYFYTIAGKTALITGITVPILIDDKFVGVVGEDMPLEATQAQVADIKPFETGYALLASTQGAIIAHPKAELLGKPVGDSDAGALIKKALASNTEMVGRVYSDVLGAEAIMVVVPFKAGHAENSWALAVFAPLDKVLAPAAELRTFTLALGVLALVALALAVLAVIRRITRPLERISAVAAQIAAGDLTGRVEHHSDDEIGVLASAFRTMSERLAQVIGEVRGGAAALSSAAAQLSQTSQSLSSGTSEQAASFEEVSASLEEMMTSIGQNAAHSGRVDALALKGATDAAESGRAVAETVEAMKQIASRISIVEDIAYQTNLLALNAAIEAARAGEHGRGFAVVASEVRKLAEGSQKAAREIVSLSGMRVAQAEKTGNMLQELVPNIQQTSELVKEVAAASSEQAQSVGLMNRTVMSLNSVTQQNASAAEELAATAEEMASHAHSLQQLMAFFRTEHEAAPTGATARPGAPAASATSSVVHLPVRPAAPAPAPPAKRAASDVAAPASSDDRDFKSF, from the coding sequence ATGAACTTCAGCAACCGCCTCTCGACCAAGCTCCTCTTCTCCCTCTGCGGCATCATCACCGTCGCCCTGGGCCTCATGGTGTTCTTCGTGAACCGCCAGTCGTCGCGGGTCGCTGAAGAGCTCGCGACCAAGGCGGCCACCGAGCTGGCGGAGAACTCCGCCGCCGGGGTGAAGGCCCGGTTCGAGCGCGCGATGCTCACCTCGCGCACGCTCGCCAACTCGTACGCCGCCCTGAAGGTCAGCGGTGACACGGACCGCGACCCCGCCTACGCGATGATCCGCCGCGTGGTCGAGCAGTCGCCCGAGGTCACCGGCATCTGGACGGTGTGGGAGCCCAACGCCTGGGACGGCCAGGACGCGAAGTTCGTGAACAAGGACGGCTCGGACGCGACCGGCCGCATGATGCAGTACTGGAACCGCGGCAGCGGCACGGTGCAGCGCGAGGTGCCGGCGGACTACGAGGTGCCCGGCCCCGGCGACTGCTACCTGCTGCCGCGCAGCACCAAGAAGGAGGTGTGGCTCGAGCCGTACTTCTACACCATCGCCGGGAAGACCGCGCTCATCACCGGCATCACCGTGCCCATCCTCATCGACGACAAGTTCGTGGGTGTGGTCGGCGAGGACATGCCGCTCGAGGCGACGCAGGCGCAGGTCGCGGACATCAAGCCCTTCGAGACCGGGTACGCGCTGCTCGCCTCCACCCAGGGCGCCATCATCGCGCACCCCAAGGCGGAGCTGCTGGGCAAGCCGGTGGGGGACTCGGACGCGGGCGCGCTGATCAAGAAGGCGCTGGCCAGCAACACCGAGATGGTGGGCCGCGTGTACTCGGACGTGCTCGGCGCCGAGGCCATCATGGTGGTCGTCCCCTTCAAGGCGGGCCACGCGGAGAACTCCTGGGCTTTGGCGGTGTTCGCGCCGCTGGACAAGGTGCTGGCGCCCGCGGCGGAGCTGCGCACCTTCACGCTGGCGCTCGGGGTGCTGGCGCTGGTGGCGCTCGCGCTCGCGGTGCTGGCCGTCATCCGCCGCATCACCCGTCCGCTCGAGCGCATCTCGGCTGTGGCGGCGCAGATTGCGGCCGGCGACTTGACGGGGCGGGTGGAGCACCACAGCGACGATGAGATTGGGGTGCTGGCGAGCGCGTTTCGCACCATGAGCGAGCGGCTCGCCCAGGTGATTGGCGAGGTGCGCGGCGGAGCAGCGGCCCTCTCGAGTGCGGCGGCGCAGCTGTCGCAGACGAGCCAGTCGCTCTCCAGCGGCACCAGCGAGCAGGCGGCGAGCTTCGAGGAGGTGAGCGCGAGCCTCGAGGAGATGATGACGAGCATCGGCCAGAATGCGGCGCACTCGGGCCGCGTGGATGCGCTCGCCCTCAAGGGGGCGACGGATGCGGCGGAGAGCGGGCGCGCGGTGGCCGAGACGGTGGAGGCGATGAAGCAGATTGCCAGCCGCATCAGCATCGTGGAGGACATCGCGTACCAGACGAACCTCCTGGCCCTCAATGCGGCGATTGAAGCGGCGCGCGCCGGCGAGCACGGCCGGGGCTTCGCGGTGGTGGCGTCGGAAGTGCGCAAGCTCGCGGAGGGCAGCCAGAAGGCGGCGCGCGAGATTGTGTCCCTGTCGGGCATGCGCGTCGCCCAGGCGGAGAAGACGGGCAACATGCTGCAGGAGCTGGTGCCCAACATCCAGCAGACGAGCGAGCTGGTGAAGGAGGTGGCGGCTGCCAGCAGCGAGCAGGCGCAGAGCGTGGGGCTGATGAACCGCACGGTGATGAGCCTCAACTCCGTCACCCAGCAGAACGCGTCGGCGGCCGAGGAGCTCGCGGCCACGGCCGAGGAGATGGCGAGCCACGCCCACAGCCTGCAGCAGCTGATGGCCTTCTTCCGCACCGAGCACGAGGCGGCTCCGACGGGGGCCACCGCGCGTCCCGGTGCGCCGGCGGCCTCCGCCACCTCGTCCGTCGTGCACCTGCCGGTGCGCCCGGCCGCGCCCGCGCCGGCGCCCCCCGCCAAGCGTGCGGCGAGCGACGTGGCCGCGCCGGCCTCGAGCGACGACCGCGACTTCAAGAGCTTCTGA
- a CDS encoding chemotaxis protein CheW, whose amino-acid sequence MHPSPAAPAAPRQYLSFFLGEDEFALSILQVKEIIEYDTVTRIPSAPPFIRGVINLRGSVVPVVDLAVKLGLASAPVTKWSCIVVVEIQLGGEQVVVGVVADAVSQVVDFTAADIEPPPAFGTAVRMDYLQGMGRTEGKKFVLLLDINRVLSTQEIHVTQALEMEGPAPTPVLEAAAVGAVVAESAEASR is encoded by the coding sequence ATGCATCCCAGTCCTGCAGCACCCGCAGCGCCCCGCCAGTACCTCAGCTTCTTCCTGGGCGAGGACGAGTTCGCCCTGAGCATCCTGCAGGTGAAGGAGATCATCGAGTACGACACGGTGACGCGCATCCCCAGCGCGCCGCCCTTCATCCGCGGCGTCATCAACCTGCGCGGCAGCGTCGTGCCGGTGGTGGACCTGGCCGTGAAGCTGGGTCTCGCATCCGCGCCCGTCACCAAGTGGAGCTGCATCGTGGTGGTGGAGATCCAGCTGGGCGGCGAGCAGGTGGTGGTGGGCGTGGTGGCCGACGCGGTGAGCCAGGTCGTGGACTTCACCGCCGCGGACATCGAGCCCCCGCCCGCCTTCGGCACCGCCGTGCGCATGGACTACCTGCAGGGCATGGGGCGCACCGAGGGCAAGAAGTTCGTGCTGTTGCTGGACATCAACCGCGTATTGAGCACCCAGGAGATTCACGTGACGCAAGCACTCGAGATGGAAGGCCCCGCACCCACCCCGGTGCTGGAGGCGGCAGCGGTCGGCGCAGTGGTGGCGGAGTCCGCGGAGGCCTCCCGATGA
- a CDS encoding protein-glutamate O-methyltransferase CheR: MQSVESGQQQAAGAQRPPRLVEELPVPQTGLPPLTDREFRAFQHFIYAQVGIRLSDAKRALLMGRLGRRLRELQLSSFGSYLERAQEDAVEQVQLFDLISTNETHFFREPKHFDFLEHELLPHWRAQGATPGGSRRVRVWSAGCSTGEEPYSLGMLLRHALPAEEGWDVDILATDLSSRVLARARAALWPVEKSRDIPQHLLKAFMLKGTASQEGLMKAGPLLRSLVRFERLNLNEQPLRVRGPFDLVFCRNVLIYFDAASKARVIEQLLDRLAPGGHFFLGHAESLNGVTQRVRPVRPTVYTAVPAPQR, encoded by the coding sequence ATGCAGTCGGTCGAGTCAGGGCAGCAGCAGGCCGCGGGGGCGCAGCGCCCCCCGCGCCTGGTGGAGGAGCTCCCGGTCCCGCAGACGGGGTTGCCCCCGCTCACCGACCGCGAGTTCCGCGCATTCCAGCACTTCATCTACGCGCAGGTGGGCATCCGCCTCTCGGATGCGAAGCGCGCGCTGTTGATGGGCCGGCTGGGCCGGCGGCTGCGGGAGCTGCAGCTGAGCTCCTTCGGCAGCTACCTCGAGCGCGCGCAGGAGGACGCCGTCGAGCAGGTGCAGCTCTTCGACCTCATCTCGACGAACGAGACGCACTTCTTCCGCGAGCCGAAGCACTTCGACTTCCTCGAGCACGAGCTGCTGCCGCACTGGCGCGCCCAGGGCGCCACGCCCGGCGGCAGCCGGCGCGTGCGCGTGTGGAGCGCCGGCTGCTCGACCGGTGAGGAGCCCTACAGCCTCGGCATGCTGCTGCGCCACGCGCTGCCTGCCGAGGAGGGCTGGGACGTGGACATCCTGGCCACCGACCTCTCCAGCCGGGTGCTCGCCCGCGCCCGCGCGGCGCTGTGGCCGGTGGAGAAGTCGCGCGACATCCCGCAGCACCTGCTCAAGGCCTTCATGCTCAAGGGCACCGCGAGCCAGGAGGGCCTGATGAAGGCGGGGCCCCTGCTGCGCTCCCTGGTGCGCTTCGAGCGGCTGAACCTGAACGAGCAGCCCCTGCGCGTGCGCGGCCCCTTCGACCTCGTCTTCTGCCGCAACGTGCTCATCTACTTCGACGCCGCGTCCAAGGCGCGCGTCATCGAGCAGCTGCTCGACCGGCTCGCCCCCGGAGGCCACTTCTTCCTCGGCCACGCGGAGAGCCTCAACGGCGTCACCCAGCGCGTGCGCCCCGTGCGGCCCACCGTGTACACGGCCGTCCCGGCGCCGCAGCGCTGA
- a CDS encoding ZIP family metal transporter, translating into MSVAASVALYSLVIVAGALAGALVPVYTRRATRLISFLAFAAGVMLGAVFFHMLPEAYHGGGYGSFVMVPAGFVLLLVLERYVLSHACEEPPDCEEHVHGHGGGGMGLAAFLGLSVHTLFDGLALGSAVQEGVGLTAFIAIVAHKVPSSLSLASILKAEGRKPGTILAYAVFYGLMVPLGAALYFGFDAVVKHEAFAARALAFSAGTFLYIAVSDLLPHVNRHGKDRKGRNLVALAVGLLVMLALARFTEH; encoded by the coding sequence ATGTCGGTCGCAGCCTCGGTCGCGCTCTACTCCCTGGTGATCGTCGCGGGCGCGCTCGCCGGCGCGCTGGTGCCCGTGTACACGCGCCGCGCCACCCGCCTCATCAGCTTCCTGGCCTTCGCGGCCGGCGTGATGCTCGGGGCGGTGTTCTTCCACATGCTGCCCGAGGCCTACCACGGCGGGGGCTACGGCTCCTTCGTGATGGTGCCCGCGGGCTTCGTGCTGCTGCTGGTGCTCGAGCGCTACGTGCTCTCGCACGCGTGCGAGGAGCCGCCCGACTGCGAGGAGCACGTGCACGGGCACGGCGGCGGGGGCATGGGGCTCGCGGCCTTCCTCGGCCTCTCGGTGCACACCCTCTTCGACGGGCTCGCCCTCGGCTCCGCGGTGCAGGAGGGGGTGGGGCTCACCGCCTTCATCGCCATCGTGGCGCACAAGGTGCCCAGCAGCCTGTCGCTCGCGTCCATCCTCAAGGCGGAGGGGCGCAAGCCCGGCACCATCCTCGCCTACGCGGTGTTCTACGGGCTGATGGTGCCGCTGGGCGCCGCGCTCTACTTCGGCTTCGACGCGGTGGTGAAGCACGAGGCCTTCGCCGCGCGCGCGCTCGCCTTCAGCGCCGGCACCTTCCTCTACATCGCCGTGTCGGACCTGCTGCCGCACGTGAACCGCCACGGCAAGGACCGCAAGGGCCGCAACCTCGTGGCACTCGCCGTGGGGCTGCTCGTGATGCTCGCGCTGGCGCGCTTCACCGAGCACTAG
- a CDS encoding class I SAM-dependent methyltransferase has product MKRLRDWYDHPEYYEAIFGTDTAKEMDFLEAVNRRLGTGGTLFLEPACGAGRLLAEGARRGYQLVGYDLSERMLAHAKGRLTPAERARVRLEHAPMQAFRAPELEGRVDLAFNLVSTFRYLDSEAAALAHLQGTRRLLKPGGLYALGFHLTDYAREHPERERWVGQVGGATVVCNTQEGLPERRLRRAPMRNRLKVTGAPGGEDLLIETEWYFRTYDGAQARRLFREAGLAPVAVYDFDYRVDAPLERSSLRLDRVFVLRPV; this is encoded by the coding sequence GTGAAGCGCCTGCGCGACTGGTACGATCACCCCGAGTACTACGAGGCGATCTTCGGCACCGACACCGCCAAGGAGATGGACTTCCTCGAGGCGGTGAACCGCCGCCTCGGCACGGGCGGCACGCTGTTCCTCGAGCCCGCGTGCGGTGCCGGGCGCCTGCTCGCCGAAGGGGCGCGCCGCGGCTACCAGCTCGTCGGCTACGATCTCTCCGAGCGCATGCTCGCCCACGCGAAGGGGCGCCTCACCCCCGCGGAGCGCGCGCGCGTGCGGCTCGAGCACGCGCCGATGCAGGCCTTCCGCGCCCCGGAGCTCGAGGGGCGGGTGGACCTCGCCTTCAACCTCGTCTCCACCTTCCGCTACCTGGACAGCGAGGCGGCGGCGCTCGCGCACCTGCAGGGCACCCGCCGCCTGCTCAAGCCGGGAGGCCTCTATGCGCTCGGCTTCCACCTCACCGACTACGCGCGCGAGCACCCCGAGCGCGAGCGCTGGGTGGGGCAGGTGGGCGGCGCCACGGTGGTGTGCAACACGCAGGAGGGGCTGCCCGAGCGCCGCCTGCGCCGCGCCCCCATGCGCAACCGCCTCAAGGTCACGGGCGCGCCCGGCGGCGAGGACCTGCTCATCGAGACCGAGTGGTACTTCCGCACCTACGACGGCGCCCAGGCCCGCCGCCTCTTCCGCGAGGCGGGGCTCGCCCCCGTGGCGGTCTACGACTTCGACTACCGGGTGGACGCGCCGCTCGAGCGCAGCAGCCTGCGCCTCGACCGCGTCTTCGTGCTCCGGCCCGTCTAG
- a CDS encoding aminoacyl-tRNA deacylase, producing MIPLSIQQYLRRNRVPFERIAHPRAVSAQQLAATLHTSGHRVAKTVVLRTERGLWLAVLPASETVDTERARHILGVSSCRTAAEPEFADLFPDCELGAEPPFGQLYRLPVMVDERLALMDRLIVRAGSHTEAMELRFQDFATLEWPLVAGFCREHLRRPDVSGVGMDTGASAHP from the coding sequence ATGATTCCCCTCTCCATCCAGCAGTACCTGCGCCGCAACCGCGTCCCCTTCGAGCGCATCGCGCACCCGCGCGCCGTGAGCGCCCAGCAGCTCGCCGCCACGCTCCACACCAGCGGCCACCGCGTGGCCAAGACCGTGGTGCTGCGCACCGAGCGCGGCCTGTGGCTCGCGGTGCTCCCGGCGAGCGAGACCGTGGACACCGAGCGCGCCCGCCACATCCTCGGCGTGTCCTCCTGCCGCACCGCCGCCGAGCCCGAGTTCGCGGACCTGTTTCCCGACTGCGAGCTGGGCGCGGAGCCCCCCTTCGGCCAGCTCTACCGCCTGCCGGTGATGGTGGACGAGCGGCTCGCCCTCATGGACCGGCTCATCGTGCGCGCCGGCTCCCACACCGAGGCCATGGAGCTGCGCTTCCAGGACTTCGCCACCCTGGAGTGGCCCCTGGTCGCCGGCTTCTGCCGCGAGCACCTGCGCCGCCCGGACGTCTCCGGGGTGGGGATGGACACCGGCGCCTCGGCCCACCCCTGA
- a CDS encoding MoxR family ATPase, with protein MNTDIRALTERVQQESSFVEALHQEASKVIVGQRYMLERVLIGLLCNGHVLLEGVPGLAKTLTVRTIADCLSAHFLRIQFTPDLLPADLVGTTIYNQHAASFTVRKGPIFANVLLADEINRAPAKVQSALLEAMAERQVTIGDQTFPLPAPFLVLATQNPIEQEGTYPLPEAQVDRFMLKVKVGYPTREEEKLIMDRMGGGSVPRAHKVVSLEQIARARELVHQIYMDEKVKDYILNVVFATREPVKHGLKDLAGAIQYGASPRATIALAQAARAHAFLRHRGFVTPEDVKAVAFDVLRHRVSLSYEAEAEELTPEKLIQRVFDRVEVP; from the coding sequence ATGAACACGGACATCCGCGCGCTGACCGAGCGTGTGCAGCAGGAAAGCAGCTTCGTCGAGGCCCTCCACCAGGAGGCCTCCAAGGTCATCGTCGGCCAGCGCTACATGCTGGAGCGCGTGCTGATCGGGCTCCTGTGCAACGGCCACGTGCTGCTCGAGGGCGTGCCGGGCCTCGCCAAGACGCTCACGGTGCGCACCATCGCGGACTGCCTCAGCGCCCACTTCCTGCGCATCCAGTTCACCCCGGACCTGCTGCCGGCGGACCTGGTGGGCACCACCATCTACAACCAGCACGCGGCCTCCTTCACCGTGCGCAAGGGGCCCATCTTCGCCAACGTGCTGCTGGCGGACGAGATCAACCGCGCCCCCGCCAAGGTGCAGAGCGCGCTGCTGGAGGCCATGGCCGAGCGCCAGGTCACCATCGGCGACCAGACCTTCCCCCTGCCCGCGCCCTTCCTCGTGCTGGCCACCCAGAACCCCATCGAGCAGGAGGGCACCTACCCCCTGCCCGAGGCCCAGGTGGACCGCTTCATGCTCAAGGTGAAGGTGGGCTACCCCACCCGCGAGGAGGAGAAGCTCATCATGGACCGCATGGGGGGAGGCTCCGTGCCGCGCGCCCACAAGGTCGTCTCGCTCGAGCAGATCGCCCGCGCCCGCGAGCTCGTCCACCAGATCTACATGGACGAGAAGGTGAAGGACTACATCCTCAACGTGGTCTTCGCCACGCGCGAGCCGGTGAAGCACGGCCTCAAGGACCTGGCCGGCGCCATCCAGTACGGCGCCTCCCCGCGCGCCACCATCGCGCTCGCCCAGGCGGCCCGCGCCCACGCCTTCCTGCGCCACCGCGGCTTCGTCACCCCCGAGGACGTGAAGGCCGTGGCCTTCGACGTGCTGCGCCACCGCGTCAGCCTCAGCTACGAGGCCGAGGCCGAGGAGCTCACCCCCGAGAAGCTCATCCAGCGCGTCTTCGACCGCGTCGAAGTGCCGTAA
- a CDS encoding DUF58 domain-containing protein, giving the protein MLARELIRRIRKLEIRTRKVVSDMLAGQYHSVFKGRGMAFSEVRQYQPGDEVRTIDWNVTARMNEPYVKVFTEERELTVMLLVDVSASKEFGSRERSKSEIAAEVAAQIAFSAIANNDRVGLILFSDRVEKVVPPRKGRTHVMRLVSDILAFQPVGKGTDLGVGLGYLRQVAKRKAVTFLISDFLAPDYEKPLRLVGRRHDLVPVVITDPLEESFPRLGLVELEDPETGERYVVDTADPLVRGRFARAMQEARDERRRLFQRLELDHVELRTGEDYANALVRFFRARARRMAA; this is encoded by the coding sequence GTGCTCGCCAGGGAGCTCATCCGCCGCATCCGCAAGCTGGAGATCCGCACCCGCAAGGTGGTGTCGGACATGCTCGCGGGCCAGTACCACTCGGTCTTCAAGGGCCGCGGCATGGCCTTCTCCGAGGTGCGGCAGTACCAGCCCGGCGACGAGGTGCGCACCATCGACTGGAACGTCACGGCGCGCATGAACGAGCCGTACGTGAAGGTGTTCACCGAGGAGCGCGAGCTGACGGTGATGCTGCTGGTGGACGTGAGCGCCTCCAAGGAGTTCGGCAGCCGCGAGCGCAGCAAGAGCGAGATCGCCGCCGAGGTCGCCGCGCAGATCGCCTTCAGCGCCATCGCCAACAACGACCGCGTGGGGCTCATCCTCTTCTCCGACCGGGTGGAGAAGGTGGTGCCGCCGCGCAAGGGCCGCACCCACGTGATGCGCCTGGTGAGCGACATCCTCGCCTTCCAGCCGGTGGGCAAGGGCACGGACCTCGGCGTGGGGCTCGGCTACCTGCGCCAGGTGGCGAAGCGCAAGGCGGTCACCTTCCTCATCTCGGACTTCCTCGCGCCGGACTACGAGAAGCCCCTGCGCCTCGTGGGGCGCCGTCACGACCTGGTGCCCGTGGTCATCACGGATCCGCTCGAGGAGAGCTTCCCCCGCCTCGGCCTCGTGGAGCTCGAGGACCCGGAGACCGGCGAGCGCTACGTGGTGGACACCGCGGACCCGCTGGTGCGCGGCCGCTTCGCGCGCGCCATGCAGGAGGCGCGCGACGAGCGCCGCCGCCTCTTCCAGCGCCTCGAGCTCGACCACGTCGAGCTGCGCACCGGCGAGGACTACGCGAACGCGCTCGTGCGCTTCTTCCGCGCCCGCGCCCGGAGGATGGCGGCATGA
- a CDS encoding BatD family protein, which yields MSRPFALLAALLLCLPALAQPDAADAGAAQAAAPRSVHASVQPAQVLLGEPFTYELVVAHAAEQRWELALPKELGAFEVLEQQRQREDAPKGGAGPVTTFRLKLAAYELGKLTLPRVTLEEAAGGAGHPGHFTPEPQTVEVRSTLGDDAAAQGAQLEDLKAPAEVAVRSWRLVWGLLAVLALGLGAWLLARVLARRHAAVPPPPPPLPLVPRTHQALRALQAEHLPEQGRGREFYFRLSDILRGYLGERFSFEALECTSSELLLALRPRAAGTGLPLAELERFVAGSDLVKYAKSEPPAPECDAALAFAHALVDRTGDVPPPPSTPSAAHASGPDVP from the coding sequence ATGAGCCGGCCCTTCGCCCTGCTCGCCGCGCTCCTGCTGTGCCTTCCCGCGCTCGCCCAGCCGGACGCGGCGGACGCCGGTGCTGCGCAGGCCGCCGCCCCGCGCTCCGTGCACGCGAGCGTGCAGCCCGCGCAGGTGCTGCTGGGCGAGCCCTTCACCTACGAGCTGGTGGTGGCCCACGCCGCCGAGCAGCGCTGGGAGCTCGCGCTTCCCAAGGAGCTCGGCGCCTTCGAGGTGCTCGAGCAGCAGCGCCAGCGCGAGGACGCACCGAAGGGCGGCGCCGGACCCGTCACCACCTTCCGCCTCAAGCTCGCCGCCTACGAGCTGGGCAAGCTCACCCTGCCGCGCGTGACGCTGGAGGAGGCGGCCGGGGGCGCGGGCCACCCGGGCCACTTCACTCCCGAGCCGCAGACCGTGGAGGTGCGCTCCACGCTGGGCGACGACGCGGCGGCCCAGGGCGCGCAGCTCGAGGACCTCAAGGCCCCGGCCGAGGTGGCCGTGCGCAGCTGGCGCCTCGTCTGGGGGCTGCTCGCCGTGCTCGCGCTGGGGCTGGGGGCCTGGCTGCTCGCGCGCGTGCTCGCCCGCCGCCACGCCGCCGTGCCGCCGCCCCCGCCTCCCCTCCCGCTCGTGCCGCGCACCCACCAGGCGCTGCGCGCGCTGCAGGCCGAGCACCTTCCGGAGCAGGGCCGCGGCCGCGAGTTCTACTTCCGCCTCTCGGACATCCTGCGCGGCTACCTCGGCGAGCGCTTCTCCTTCGAGGCGCTCGAGTGCACCAGCTCCGAGCTCTTGCTCGCCCTGCGCCCGCGCGCCGCCGGCACGGGCCTGCCCCTGGCCGAGCTCGAGCGCTTCGTCGCCGGGTCGGACCTGGTGAAGTACGCGAAGAGCGAGCCGCCGGCCCCCGAGTGCGACGCAGCGCTCGCCTTCGCCCACGCGCTGGTGGACCGCACCGGCGACGTCCCTCCTCCTCCGAGCACGCCCTCTGCCGCCCATGCCTCCGGACCTGACGTTCCATAG